The following proteins come from a genomic window of Mustela lutreola isolate mMusLut2 chromosome 6, mMusLut2.pri, whole genome shotgun sequence:
- the SESN1 gene encoding sestrin-1 isoform X2, producing the protein MRLATTANEAYTASLAVSELLGCKQCGGGRGQDEELGIRIPRPLGHGPSRFIPEKEILQVGSEDAQMHTLFADSFAALGRLDNITLVMVFHPQYLESFLKTQHYLLQMDGPLPLHYRHYIGIMAAARHQCSYLVNLHVNDFLHVGGDPKWLNGLENAPQKLQNLGELNKVLAHRPWLITKEHIEGLLKAEEHSWSLAELVHAVVLLTHYHSLASFTFGCGISPEIHCDGGHTFRPPSVSNYCICDITNGNHSVDEMQVNSAGNVSVSDSFFEVEALMEKMRQLQECRDEEEASQEEMASRFEIEKRESMFVFSSDDEEVTPARDVSRHFEDTSYGYKDFSRHGMHVPTFRVQDYCWEDHGYSLVNRLYPDVGQLIDEKFHIAYNLTYNTMAMHKDVDTSMLRRAIWNYIHCMFGIRYDDYDYGEINQLLDRSFKVYIKTVVCTPEKVTKRMYDSFWRQFKHSEKVHVNLLLIEARMQAELLYALRAITRYMT; encoded by the exons ATGCGCCTGGCCACCACAGCGAACGAGGCGTACACGGCCTCGCTGGCCGTCTCGGAGCTGCTGGGCTGCAAGCAGTGCGGCGGGGGCCGCGGCCAGGACGAG gaaCTTGGAATTAGAATTCCTCGACCACTAGGACACGGACCAAGCAGATTCATCCCAGAAAAGGAG ATTCTCCAAGTGGGTAGTGAAGACGCACAGATGCATACTTTATTTGCAGATTCTTTTGCTGCTTTGGGTCGTTTGGATAACATTACATTAGTGATGGTTTTTCACCCACAATATCTAGAAAGTTTCCTTAAAACTCAACACTATTTACTGCAAATGGATGGGCCATTACCCCTACATTATCGGCACTACATTGGAATAATG gctGCAGCAAGACACCAGTGTTCCTACTTAGTGAACCTCCATGTAAATGATTTCCTTCATGTTGGTGGGGACCCCAAGTGGCTTAATGGTTTAGAGAATGCTCCTCAAAAACTACAAAATTTAGGAGAACTTAACAAAGTGTTAGCGCATAGACCTTGGCTTATTACCAAAGAACATATTGAG ggaCTTTTAAAAGCTGAAGAGCACAGCTGGTCCCTTGCAGAACTGGTACATGCAGTAGTTCTCCTCACACACTATCATTCTCTTGCCTCATTCACGTTTGGCTGTGGAATCAGTCCAGAAATTCATTGTGATGGTGGCCACACCTTCAGACCTCCTTCGGTTAGTAACTACTGCATCTGTGACATTACAAATGGCAATCACAGTGTGGATGAGATGCAGGTCAACTCAGCAGGAAATGTTTCG GTAAGTGATTCCTTCTTTGAGGTTGAAGCCCTCATGGAAAAGATGAGGCAGTTACAAGAATGTCGAGATGAAGAAGAGGCAAGTCAGGAAGAGATGGCTTCGCgttttgaaattgaaaaaagagagagcatgtttGTCTTCTCTTCAG ATGATGAAGAAGTCACACCAGCAAGAGATGTGTCTCGTCACTTTGAGGATACTAGTTACGGCTATAAGGATTTCTCTAGACATGGGATGCATGTGCCAACATTTCGAGTTCAG gACTATTGCTGGGAAGACCATGGTTATTCTTTGGTAAATCGCCTTTATCCAGATGTGGGACAGTTGATTGATGAAAAATTTCATATTGCTTACAATCTTACTTATAATACAATGGCAATGCACAAAGATGTCGATACCTCAATGCTTAGACGAGCTATTTGGAACTATATTCACTGCATGTTTGGAATAAG ATATGATGACTATGACTATGGTGAAATTAACCAGCTATTGGACCGTAGCTTTAAAGTTTATATCAAAACTGTTGTTTGCACTCCCGAAAAAGTTACCAAAAGAATGTATGATAGCTTCTGGAGGCAGTTTAAGCACTCTGAGAAG GTTCATGTTAATCTGCTTCTTATAGAAGCTCGGATGCAAGCAGAACTCCTCTACGCTCTGAGAGCCATTACCCGCTATATGACCTGA